One part of the Musa acuminata AAA Group cultivar baxijiao chromosome BXJ1-5, Cavendish_Baxijiao_AAA, whole genome shotgun sequence genome encodes these proteins:
- the LOC135674170 gene encoding callose synthase 5-like, with protein MAGGEKAPTSGMPAVAGPASGPQGLSRRPSMRSSVMATFSMEVFDNEVVPSSLASIAPVLRVASEIEAERPRVAYLCRFYAFEKAHRVDPSSSGRGVRQFKTALLQRLERDNTPSLAKRVKKSDAREIESFYQQYYENYVRALDQGEQADRAQLGKAYQTAGVLFEVLCAVNKTEKVEEVAPEIIAAAKDVQEKTEIYVPYNILPLDAAGASQCIMQLEEIKAAVTALRNTRSLNWPSSFDQQRQKTGDLDLLDWLRVMFGFQRDNVRNQREHLILLLANVHIRLSPKPEPLNKLDDRAVDAVMNKIFKNYKTWCKFLGRKHSLRIAQGLQPQEIQQRKILYMGLFLLIWGEAANVRFMPECLSYIFHNMAYELQGLLTGNVSVVTGENIRPSYGGDDEAFLKKVISPIYHVIEKEAKKSNNGKAPHSAWCNYDDLNEYFWSVDCFSLGWPMRDDGDFFKYIRESRPIVQARRSSHKVSNKSTGKSNFVETRTFWNIFRSFDRMWTFYVLALQAMIIMAWSDYSLTKIFQKDTLYSLSSIFITAALLRFLQSVLDLVLNFPGYHRWKFTDVLRNFLKILVSLAWVIVLPLFYIDSTSQISLPWKDLTQWLHQLKGVPPLYIMAVALYLLPNLLTGVIFIFPMLRRWIENSDWHIIRFFLWWSQPRIYVGRGMHESQFALFKYTLFWVLLLSSKFAFSYYMQIQPLMKPTKDIMNVHNVHYAWHEFFPYASGNFGAIVSLWAPVILVYFMDTQIWYAIFSTLYGGVSGAFGRLGEIRTLGMLRSRFHSLPGAFNTCLVPSEKVRNRGFSLSKRFAEVPPSKRTEAAKFAQLWNEVICSFREEDLISDRKGLKEMDLLLVPYSSDPSLKVIQWPPFLLATKIPVALDMAAQFQSKDSDLWKRICVDEYMKCVVIECYESFKLILNLLVVGENEKRIIGIIIKEIEANIAKNTFLSKFRMSAVPILCNKFVELLAILKEGDASKRDTVVLLLQDLLEVVTRDMMVNEIHELAELGHGNKDSVPRRQLFAGTGSKPAILFPPVITAHWEEQIKRLYLLLTVKESAVDVPTNLEARRRIAFFTNSLFMEMPRAPRVRKMLSFSVMTPYYSEETVFSKNDLDLENEDGVSIIFYLQKIFPDEWNNFMERINCNRESEVWSNEENVLQLRHWASLRGQTLCRTVRGMMYYRRALKLQAFLDMAQECEILEGYKAVADPTEEEKKSQRSLSAQLEAIADMKFTYVATCQIYGNQKQSGDRRATDILNLMVNYPSLRVAYIDEAEERDGDKVQKVYYSVLVKAVDNRDQEIYRIKLPGSAKIGEGKPENQNHAIIFTRGEALQTIDMNQDNYLEEALKMRNLLEEFNEDHGLHQPTILGVREHIFTGSVSSLAWFMSNQETSFVTIGQRVLASPLKVRFHYGHPDVFDRIFHITRGGISKASRGINLSEDIFAGFNSTLRRGNITHHEYIQVGKGRDVGLNQISLFEAKVACGNGEQILSRDIYRLGHRFDFFRMLSCYFTTVGFYISSMVVVIIVYAYLYGRLYLSLSGLESAIVTQARKRGNEALESAMASQSVVQLGLLMALPMVMEIGLERGFRTALGDFIIMQLQLCSVFFTFSLGTKSHYFGRTVLHGGAKYRATGRGFVVRHVKFAENYRMYSRSHFVKGLELMLLLIAYQIYGSAVTDSVAYFLLTSSMWFLVATWLFAPFLFNPSGFEWQKIVEDWDDWIKWINSWGGIGVPANKSWESWWDEEQEHLQSTGFLGRFWEIVLSLRFFLFQYGIVYHLNVVNANKSIIVYGLSWLVIVAVMLILKVMSMGRKQFSADFQLMFRLLKLLLFMGFIGTLVILFTLLNLTVGDIFASLLAFMPTGWALLQISQALRPLVKGLGLWGSVKALARGYEYVMGLTIFSPVAVLAWFPFVSEFQTRLLFNQAFSRGLQISRILTGGKKQN; from the exons ATGGCGGGCGGGGAGAAGGCGCCTACCTCGGGAATGCCGGCGGTGGCGGGGCCGGCTTCGGGGCCGCAGGGGCTGTCGCGGCGGCCTTCGATGAGGAGCTCCGTGATGGCGACCTTCTCGATGGAGGTATTCGACAACGAGGTGGTGCCGTCGTCGCTCGCCAGCATCGCGCCCGTCCTCCGCGTGGCCTCCGAGATCGAGGCCGAGCGCCCCCGCGTGGCTTACCTGT GTCGCTTCTATGCGTTCGAGAAGGCCCACAGAGTCGATCCCAGCTCCAGCGGACGTGGCGTTCGCCAATTCAAGACAGCCCTCCTCCAGCGCCTCGAGCGG GACAATACACCGAGTCTTGCTAAAAGGGTGAAGAAGAGTGATGCCCGAGAAATCGAGAGTTTCTATCAGCAGTACTACGAGAACTACGTCCGTGCTCTGGACCAGGGCGAGCAAGCAGATAG AGCTCAACTTGGGAAAGCTTATCAAACCGCCGGTGTCCTTTTTGAAGTCCTCTGTGCTGTTAACAAGACTGAAAAAGTCGAAGAAGTTGCTCCAGAG ATTATCGCTGCTGCCAAAGATGTCCAAGAAAAGACGGAAATTTATGTCCCGTACAACATCCTTCCCTTGGATGCTGCTGGTGCTTCGCAGTGCATCATGCAGCTTGAAGAG ATTAAAGCGGCTGTGACAGCCTTGAGGAACACACGAAGTTTGAACTGGCCTTCTTCTTTTGATCAGCAAAGACAGAAAACAGGAGACTTGGATCTACTTGACTGGTTAAGAGTCATGTTTGGGTTTCAG AGAGACAATGTAAGGAATCAAAGAGAACATTTGATCTTGCTCCTTGCCAATGTTCACATAAGGCTATCACCCAAGCCTGAACCTCTTAACAAG CTGGATGATCGAGCTGTTGATGCAGTTATGAATAAAATATTCAAGAACTACAAGACATGGTGTAAATTCTTAGGACGGAAACATAGTTTACG GATAGCACAAGGTTTACAACCCCAAGAAATCCAGCAGAGAAAGATCCTGTACATGGGCCTCTTTCTTCTTATCTGGGGTGAAGCTGCCAATGTTCGCTTCATGCCAGAATGCCTGTCCTATATATTCCATAAT ATGGCATATGAGCTACAAGGTCTTTTAACTGGGAATGTAAGTGTTGTGACGGGGGAGAACATTAGGCCTTCATATGGGGGAGATGATGAAGCATTCTTGAAGAAAGTAATTAGTCCAATTTATCATGTGATTGAAAAG GAAGCTAAAAAAAGCAATAATGGAAAAGCCCCACATTCAGCTTGGTGCAATTATGATGATCTAAATGAATACTTCTG GTCTGTTGATTGCTTTTCCTTGGGCTGGCCTATGAGGGATGATGGAGATTTCTTCAAATATATACGGGAATCAAGGCCCATAGTCCAG GCAAGACGTTCATCTCATAAAGTTTCTAATAAAAGCACGGGGAAATCAAATTTTGTTGAGACCAGAACATTTTGGAACATTTTCCGAAGTTTTGATCGCATGTGGACCTTTTATGTATTGGCACTACAG GCAATGATTATTATGGCCTGGAGTGATTATTCACTGACAAAGATATTTCAGAAAGATACACTATACTCGTTATCTAGCATTTTCATCACAGCAGCACTTCTACGCTTCCTCCAAA GTGTTCTTGACCTTGTACTAAATTTTCCTGGGTATCACAGATGGAAATTCACTGATGTTTTGAgaaattttctcaaaatattaGTTAGTCTTGCATGGGTTATagttcttcctcttttctatATTGATTCAACATCACAGATAAGTTTGCCTTGGAAAGATCTGACACAATGGCTTCATCAATTAAAAGGAGTACCACCTTTATATATCATGGCTGTGGCATTATATTTGCTGCCAAATTTACTAACAGGAGTTATATTCATATTTCCTATGCTCCGAAGATGGATAGAGAATTCAGATTGGCATATAAtccggtttttcttgtggtggtcTCAG CCAAGAATTTATGTTGGGCGTGGCATGCATGAAAGTCAGTTTGCACTTTTCAA GTATACCTTGTTTTGGGTGTTGCTGTTATCTTCCAAGTTTGCCTTCAGTTATTATATGCAG ATACAACCCCTTATGAAGCCAACAAAGGATATAATGAATGTTCACAATGTTCATTATGCTTGGCATGAATTTTTCCCTTATG CTTCTGGTAATTTTGGCGCCATTGTATCACTATGGGCTCCCGTGATTTTG GTGTACTTTATGGATACTCAAATATGGTATGCAATTTTCTCTACCTTATATGGAGGTGTTTCTGGAGCATTTGGTCGACTTGGAGAG ATACGGACACTGGGCATGCTGAGGTCACGTTTCCATTCGTTGCCTGGAGCTTTCAACACATGTCTTGTACCATCTGAGAAAGTTCGCAACAGGGGATTCTCTTTATCAAAGCGCTTTGCAGAG GTCCCTCCAAGCAAGAGAACTGAGGCAGCAAAATTTGCTCAGCTATGGAATGAAGTAATATGTAGCTTCCGAGAAGAGGACCTTATAAGTGACCGGAAAGGCCTTAA GGAGATGGATCTTTTGCTAGTTCCTTACTCATCGGATCCCAGCCTGAAAGTAATTCAATGGCCACCATTCCTACTTGCTACCAAG ATACCAGTGGCATTGGATATGGCTGCCCAATTTCAATCAAAGGACTCTGATCTCTGGAAACGTATCTGTGTGGATGAGTATATGAAATGTGTTGTTATTGAATGTTATGAGTCCTTTAAACTTATTCTGAACCTTCTGGTAGTTGGGGAAAATGAGAAAAG GATAATTGGCATAATTATTAAGGAAATTGAAGCCAACATTGCAAAGAACACATTTCTCAGCAAATTTAGAATGAGTGCAGTACCAATACTATGTAATAAGTTTGTGGAGCTTTTAGCTATCTTG AAAGAGGGTGATGCATCTAAGCGTGATACGGTCGTGTTGTTGCTGCAAGACTTGCTAGAAGTAGTTACCCGTGATATGATGGTTAATGAGATCCA CGAGTTAGCTGAGCTTGGACATGGTAACAAAGATTCAGTGCCTCGAAGACAATTATTTGCTGGTACAGGTTCAAAACCTGCAATATTATTTCCACCTGTAATTACTGCACACTGGGAAGAACAG ATTAAAAGGTTGTATCTTCTATTGACAGTAAAAGAATCTGCAGTAGATGTGCCAACAAACCTTGAAGCTCGTAGAAGAATAGCATTCTTCACAAATTCTTTATTTATGGAGATGCCACGTGCACCCCGAGTTCGCAAAATGCTGTCATTCAG TGTAATGACTCCATACTACAGTGAGGAGACTGTTTTTTCCAAAAATGACCTTGATTTAGAGAATGAGGATGGTGTCTCTATCATATTTTACCTGCAAAAGATTTTTCCAG ATGAATGGAACAACTTTATGGAACGTATCAATTGCAACCGAGAAAGtgaggtttggtcaaatgagGAGAATGTTCTACAACTTCGCCATTGGGCCTCTCTTAGGGGTCAAACACTTTGTAGAACTG TTAGGGGTATGATGTACTACCGGAGAGCTTTGAAACTTCAAGCCTTTCTTGACATGGCTCAAGAATGTG AAATACTAGAAGGATACAAAGCAGTTGCTGATCCaacagaggaagaaaagaagagccAAAGGTCATTATCTGCTCAACTTGAGGCTATAGCGGACATGAAATTCACATATGTTGCTACTTGCCAAATTTATGGAAACCAGAAACAGTCAGGAGATCGCCGTGCAACAGACATTTTGAACTTGATGGTTAA CTACCCTTCCCTTCGTGTTGCTTATATTGATGAAGCTGAAGAAAGAGATGGTGACAAGGTTCAGAAGGTTTATTACTCTGTGCTGGTAAAAGCTGTTGACAACCGTGACCAG GAAATATACCGAATAAAATTACCAGGATCAGCAAAAATTGGTGAAGGAAAACCAGAAAATCAAAACCATGCAATAATCTTCACTCGTGGCGAAGCTCTTCAGACTATTGATATGAATCAA GACAATTATTTGGAAGAGGCACTTAAAATGCGCAACCTTCTGGAAGAATTTAATGAAGACCATGGACTGCATCAACCTACCATTCTTGGTGTTCGTGAGCACATCTTTACAGGAAG TGTGTCCTCTTTGGCATGGTTTATGTCAAACCAGGAAACCAGTTTTGTAACAATTGGACAGAGGGTCCTTGCCAGTCCATTAAA AGTGCGGTTTCATTATGGTCATCCAGATGTATTTGATAggatttttcatattacaagaggtGGTATTAGTAAGGCATCTCGTGGGATCAATTTAAGCGAGGACATATTTGCTG GCTTTAACTCAACATTAAGGCGTGGAAATATCACACATCATGAATACATCCAGGTTGGAAAAGGCCGTGATGTCGGACTTAACCAAATCTCATTGTTTGAAGCAAAAGTGGCCTGTGGCAATGGAGAGCAAATACTTAGCAGAGACATCTATCGCTTGGGACATCGTTTTGACTTCTTCAGAATGCTGTCATGCTACTTCACAACTGTTGGATTTTACATCAGTTCAATG GTGGTTGTAATTATAGTCTATGCctatttgtatggaaggctttacTTGTCATTGAGTGGGCTGGAGAGTGCAATTGTGACCCAGGCAAGAAAGAGAGGGAACGAAGCTCTAGAGTCAGCAATGGCATCTCAGTCCGTAGTTCAATTAGGTTTACTAATGGCTTTACCAATGGTCATGGAGATTGGACTTGAAAGAGGATTCAGAACTGCCCTTGGTGACTTCATCATCATGCAGCTTCAGCTTTGTTCAGTTTTCTTCACTTTCTCCCTTGGAACAAAGTCGCACTATTTTGGACGCACTGTCTTGCATGGTGGAGCAAAATACAGAGCAACCGGACGTGGTTTCGTTGTCCGGCATGTGAAGTTTGCCGAGAACTACAGAATGTACTCCAGGAGCCACTTCGTCAAAGGGTTGGAGCTGATGTTACTACTGATAGCTTATCAGATCTATGGATCCGCGGTGACAGATTCGGTTGCTTACTTTCTTCTGACCTCATCCATGTGGTTTCTAGTGGCTACTTGGCTATTTGCACCGTTCCTTTTCAACCCATCAGGCTTTGAATGGCAGAAGATAGTGGAAGACTGGGATGATTGGATCAAATGGATAAACAGCTGGGGAGGAATTGGTGTGCCGGCAAACAAGAGTTGGGAATCATGGTGGGATGAAGAGCAAGAACATTTGCAGTCCACAGGGTTCTTAGGCCGGTTCTGGGAGATCGTTCTCTCTCTACGCTTCTTCCTTTTCCAATATGGGATCGTGTATCACCTGAATGTTGTCAATGCCAACAAAAGCATCATC GTGTATGGCCTGTCCTGGCTGGTCATCGTAGCAGTGATGTTGATTCTAAAG GTGATGTCGATGGGCAGGAAGCAATTTAGCGCCGATTTCCAGCTCATGTTCCGGCTTCTCAAGCTGCTCCTGTTCATGGGATTCATCGGAACTCTAGTCATCCTCTTCACCCTTCTCAATCTGACCGTCGGTGACATCTTCGCCAGCCTCCTCGCTTTCATGCCAACAGGATGGGCGCTACTGCAG ATATCACAGGCACTGAGGCCACTGGTGAAGGGGCTGGGCTTGTGGGGTTCCGTCAAGGCCTTGGCGAGGGGGTACGAGTACGTGATGGGGCTGACGATATTTTCTCCGGTGGCCGTCCTCGCCTGGTTCCCCTTCGTCTCCGAGTTCCAGACGAGGCTGCTCTTCAACCAGGCCTTCAGCCGAGGGCTGCAGATATCACGTATCCTCACCGGTGGGAAGAAACAAAACTGA